A window from Neobacillus sp. PS3-40 encodes these proteins:
- the ezrA gene encoding septation ring formation regulator EzrA, translating into MKIIIGFIILLLVIIVIGYFIKKKYYKEMDRLESWKLDLTNRPVLDEMSKVKQLNMTGQTEELFERWRNQWDDLVTVDLPDLEELLFDAEEYIDRYRFYKAKDVQRLIEQKLIGAEDQITNILEELNELVGSEEKNRIEIEQLKELYREAKKNLLAHRYNFGEAESQLSKTLDEVINRFQEFDEKTGNGNYLEARETVLMIKNQMEQTINNMELIPQLLIECQSNLPSQLSDVREGFREMEQQGYYLEHVQVENEIIILEEKLEESIGFIKGTETSKAEAEIKEIKARVEILFDLLEKEVHAKHYVVQNEKLAKILLETIQEENDQLNNEVTQVLESYHLTEKDFETQSKLEKELNLVYKHFNALAEKLNRNETAQTANEVELIEIKGQLDAIRDQQHHFLTKLQDLRKDEYEAREKIKELTKQVGDMIRLVSKSNIPGLPENYKYLFEDGKESIENVKLQLEEKPLNISAVNQYLEIAVLTVEKLVNTTNDMLENVMLAEKVIQYGNRYRSQYPSISRALVEAEKAFRNYDYQKALEQAATSIEEIDPTAIKKIENLLSKGY; encoded by the coding sequence ATGAAGATAATTATTGGGTTTATTATCCTTTTACTAGTCATAATTGTTATAGGCTATTTTATTAAGAAAAAGTATTATAAAGAGATGGATCGGTTAGAGTCATGGAAACTTGATTTAACCAATCGTCCAGTTCTTGATGAGATGTCTAAAGTAAAACAGTTGAATATGACTGGACAAACAGAGGAGCTTTTTGAACGTTGGAGAAATCAATGGGATGATTTAGTCACTGTAGATCTGCCAGATCTAGAAGAATTATTATTTGACGCAGAAGAATACATAGATCGTTATCGCTTTTATAAAGCAAAAGATGTACAAAGATTGATTGAACAAAAATTGATAGGCGCTGAAGATCAGATAACAAATATTCTCGAAGAGTTAAATGAACTTGTCGGGAGTGAAGAGAAAAACAGGATTGAAATAGAACAATTAAAAGAATTATACAGAGAAGCAAAAAAGAATTTGCTTGCCCACCGCTATAACTTTGGGGAAGCTGAAAGTCAATTATCGAAAACGCTTGACGAAGTGATCAACAGGTTTCAAGAGTTCGACGAAAAAACAGGAAATGGTAATTATCTTGAAGCCCGTGAGACGGTCTTAATGATTAAAAACCAAATGGAGCAAACAATAAATAATATGGAGTTAATTCCACAGCTTTTGATTGAGTGTCAATCAAATCTTCCTTCACAACTGTCTGATGTTCGTGAAGGATTTAGGGAAATGGAACAACAAGGTTATTATTTAGAACATGTCCAGGTGGAAAATGAAATCATCATTTTAGAAGAAAAACTAGAAGAATCAATAGGCTTTATCAAAGGGACAGAAACAAGTAAAGCAGAAGCTGAAATTAAAGAAATAAAGGCTAGGGTTGAAATTCTTTTTGATTTATTAGAAAAAGAAGTACATGCAAAACATTACGTTGTTCAAAATGAAAAATTAGCGAAAATCCTCCTAGAAACGATTCAAGAAGAAAATGATCAGCTAAATAATGAGGTTACACAGGTATTAGAGAGCTATCATTTAACTGAGAAGGATTTTGAAACCCAAAGTAAGCTAGAGAAAGAATTAAATTTAGTCTATAAACATTTTAATGCGCTTGCTGAAAAATTAAATAGAAACGAAACAGCCCAAACCGCAAATGAAGTTGAATTGATAGAAATAAAGGGGCAGCTTGATGCTATTCGCGATCAACAACATCATTTTTTGACTAAATTACAGGACCTCAGGAAAGATGAATATGAGGCAAGAGAAAAAATCAAGGAACTTACGAAACAAGTTGGGGATATGATAAGATTAGTTTCTAAAAGTAATATACCGGGGTTACCGGAAAATTATAAATACCTTTTTGAAGATGGAAAGGAAAGTATTGAAAATGTAAAACTGCAGTTGGAGGAAAAACCTCTCAATATTTCAGCTGTTAATCAATACTTAGAAATAGCTGTATTAACGGTTGAAAAACTTGTAAATACAACAAATGACATGTTAGAAAATGTGATGCTGGCTGAAAAAGTAATTCAATATGGAAATCGATATCGGAGCCAATATCCTTCGATTTCAAGAGCTTTGGTCGAGGCGGAAAAGGCTTTCCGTAACTATGATTACCAAAAAGCATTGGAACAAGCAGCAACTTCGATTGAGGAAATTGATCCAACTGCAATAAAGAAAATTGAAAACCTACTTTCAAAAGGATACTAA